The following are from one region of the Actinomycetota bacterium genome:
- a CDS encoding ATPase: MASLAEIARSYTKVEGTALAHLQRLIAAWGLLADFCFSDLLLFVPVAGGESEFVILGQMRPTTSQTLYREDQVGRVVDDVERPLVARAWRLGQIVDGENKLDPQRERSRIQCIPVRWKDALVGVMTRESVPSVGRRPGELERVYIEIFDRFARMIATGEFPFGAEDIETEDAPRVGDGVLLLDEFARVEYASPNAVSALHRIGIHSNLEGARLSELGLDESPVRVAFAIGLPITEEMERGPVTLILRAIPLIEHPKLSGAVVLLRDVSELRRRDRLLISKDATIREVHHRVKNNLQTISALLRLQGRRMESPEAITAIEESVRRIRSIALVHETLSRASGEEVEFNEIVRPLARMVEEGLLSPDHPVRITVDGDAGELRAEVATPLAVVLTELLQNAVQHAFPEDAVAPPADPQVRVTIEQQPGELVVRVHDNGVGPPPGFSVDDATSLGLTIVRALVTTELAGTISMHTDDGTLVDLRIPVLPRVVS, from the coding sequence ATGGCGTCACTCGCCGAGATCGCCCGTTCGTACACGAAGGTCGAGGGCACCGCGCTGGCCCACCTCCAGCGGCTGATCGCGGCCTGGGGCCTGCTGGCCGACTTCTGCTTCTCGGACCTGCTGCTGTTCGTGCCCGTGGCCGGCGGCGAGTCGGAGTTCGTGATCCTGGGTCAGATGCGCCCGACGACCAGCCAGACGCTCTACCGCGAGGACCAGGTCGGCCGGGTCGTCGACGACGTGGAGCGCCCGCTCGTCGCCCGGGCCTGGCGGCTCGGCCAGATCGTCGACGGCGAGAACAAGCTCGACCCCCAACGCGAGCGGTCGCGCATCCAGTGCATCCCGGTGCGCTGGAAGGACGCGTTGGTCGGCGTGATGACGCGCGAGTCGGTGCCGTCGGTGGGTCGCCGCCCCGGCGAGCTCGAGCGGGTCTACATCGAGATCTTCGACCGCTTCGCCCGCATGATCGCCACCGGAGAGTTCCCGTTCGGCGCCGAGGACATCGAGACCGAGGACGCGCCTCGCGTCGGCGACGGCGTCCTCCTGCTCGACGAGTTCGCACGGGTCGAGTACGCGTCGCCCAACGCGGTGTCTGCCCTCCACCGGATCGGCATCCACTCCAACCTCGAGGGCGCCCGTCTCAGCGAGCTGGGCCTCGACGAATCGCCGGTGCGCGTGGCCTTTGCGATCGGCCTCCCCATCACCGAGGAGATGGAGCGAGGGCCCGTGACGCTCATCCTGCGCGCCATCCCGCTCATCGAGCACCCGAAGCTGTCGGGCGCGGTCGTGCTGTTGCGCGACGTGTCGGAGCTGCGCCGACGCGACCGCCTCCTCATCTCCAAGGACGCGACCATCCGCGAGGTGCACCATCGGGTCAAGAACAACCTGCAGACGATCTCTGCCCTGCTGCGCCTTCAGGGCCGTCGGATGGAGAGCCCCGAGGCCATCACCGCCATCGAGGAGTCGGTGCGTCGCATCCGCTCCATCGCCCTCGTGCACGAGACGCTGTCGCGCGCATCGGGTGAAGAGGTGGAGTTCAACGAGATCGTGCGCCCGCTGGCGCGGATGGTGGAAGAGGGCCTGCTGTCGCCCGATCACCCCGTGCGCATCACCGTCGACGGCGATGCCGGTGAGCTGCGCGCCGAGGTCGCGACCCCGCTCGCGGTCGTGCTCACGGAGCTGCTCCAGAACGCGGTGCAGCACGCCTTTCCCGAGGACGCGGTCGCCCCGCCCGCCGACCCGCAGGTGCGCGTCACGATTGAGCAGCAGCCCGGTGAGCTGGTTGTGCGCGTCCACGACAACGGCGTGGGCCCGCCCCCTGGCTTCTCGGTCGACGACGCCACCAGCCTCGGCCTGACGATCGTGCGGGCGCTGGTCACCACCGAGCTCGCCGGCACCATCTCGATGCACACCGACGACGGCACGCTCGTCGACCTGCGCATCCCGGTCCTACCGAGGGTCGTCTCCTGA
- a CDS encoding WhiB family transcriptional regulator produces MALTWSRPFEWDTDDWRDQAACRDTDPDLFFPVGSTGPAVEQIAAAKLVCRRCEVQGACLEFALATNQEAGVWGGTDEDERRKLRKAWLARQRRAS; encoded by the coding sequence GTGGCCCTCACCTGGAGCCGTCCCTTCGAGTGGGACACCGACGACTGGCGAGACCAGGCCGCCTGCCGTGACACCGACCCCGACCTGTTCTTCCCCGTGGGCAGCACCGGCCCCGCGGTGGAGCAGATCGCGGCGGCCAAGCTCGTGTGCCGGAGGTGCGAGGTGCAGGGCGCGTGCCTCGAGTTCGCCCTCGCCACCAATCAGGAGGCCGGCGTGTGGGGCGGCACCGACGAGGACGAGCGTCGCAAGCTGCGCAAGGCCTGGCTCGCCCGCCAGCGCCGAGCGTCTTAG
- a CDS encoding diacylglycerol kinase family lipid kinase — translation MKLLLLLNPSASSVTARARVVIRKALSADHEVTVAETSRRGHALRLAQDAAAGDIDTVVVLGGDGTLNEAANGLAGTDTALGVVPGGSTNVFARTIGMADDPIEAAGQLLGALERDSCRRIGLGSVNGRYFLFHVGMGFDAAVVAQVERRAALKRYAGHPLFVYAGFSTWLRHYDRGRPRLAVHTPDGALVDDGYLCLCFNSNPYTYLGSRPLNVAPDADLERGLVAVTFRTLDAVRLLALLASALGTGSWLRRHRKIDYRTDLAALTVRGHGPFPYQVDGDYLGETEQLELRHEPDALTIVQP, via the coding sequence GTGAAGCTGCTGCTGCTGCTCAACCCGTCCGCGTCGTCGGTGACGGCCCGGGCCCGCGTCGTGATCCGCAAGGCGCTGTCGGCCGACCACGAGGTCACGGTGGCCGAGACGAGCAGACGTGGCCACGCCCTGCGACTGGCCCAGGACGCCGCGGCCGGTGACATCGACACCGTGGTGGTGCTCGGCGGCGACGGCACGCTGAACGAGGCAGCCAACGGCCTGGCGGGCACGGACACCGCTCTGGGCGTGGTGCCGGGAGGCTCGACCAACGTGTTCGCGCGCACGATCGGCATGGCCGACGACCCCATCGAGGCCGCGGGCCAGCTGCTCGGTGCGCTCGAGCGCGACTCGTGCCGGCGCATCGGCCTCGGCTCGGTGAACGGCCGCTACTTCCTCTTCCACGTCGGCATGGGCTTCGACGCCGCGGTGGTGGCACAGGTGGAGCGCCGGGCCGCGCTGAAGCGCTACGCGGGCCATCCGCTGTTCGTCTACGCGGGCTTCAGCACCTGGCTCCGCCATTACGACCGTGGGCGGCCGCGCCTGGCGGTGCACACCCCCGACGGCGCGCTCGTCGACGACGGCTACCTCTGCCTGTGCTTCAACTCGAACCCCTACACGTACCTGGGCAGCCGTCCACTGAACGTCGCACCCGACGCCGACCTCGAGCGGGGGCTCGTGGCGGTCACCTTCCGCACCCTCGATGCGGTTCGGTTGCTCGCGCTCCTCGCGTCTGCGCTGGGGACGGGCAGCTGGCTCCGGCGCCACCGCAAGATCGACTACCGAACCGACCTCGCGGCCCTCACCGTGCGCGGGCACGGCCCCTTCCCCTACCAGGTGGACGGCGACTACCTGGGCGAGACCGAGCAGCTCGAGCTTCGCCACGAGCCCGACGCGCTGACGATCGTCCAGCCCTGA
- a CDS encoding RNA polymerase sigma factor SigF translates to MAFDEREREELRGKFERLAESRDPALRNELVTAHLGLAEYLARRFDNRGEHVDDLVQVASVGLVKAVDRFDPSRGLEFATYATPTIVGELKRHFRDKGWAVRVPRRIQELHLRLGPAVAALGQELGHSPTIAEIARHTGASEEDVLEAIEAGNAYRTTSLDAPVRGDDPGQSLGDRLGGDDERLADTEDWMTLSPLVAELPPRERAILHLRFFQGKTQSEIAERMGISQMHVSRLLARSLTQLREAAGADEAE, encoded by the coding sequence ATGGCCTTCGACGAGCGCGAACGCGAGGAGCTCCGTGGCAAGTTCGAGCGGCTGGCGGAGAGTCGCGACCCGGCGCTCCGCAACGAGCTCGTCACCGCGCACCTGGGTCTCGCCGAGTACCTGGCGCGGCGGTTCGACAATCGCGGTGAGCACGTCGACGATCTTGTACAGGTGGCGTCGGTCGGTCTGGTGAAGGCCGTCGACCGCTTCGATCCCAGCCGCGGGCTCGAGTTCGCCACGTACGCGACGCCGACCATCGTCGGCGAGCTCAAGCGGCACTTCCGCGACAAGGGCTGGGCCGTGCGCGTGCCGCGGCGCATCCAGGAGCTGCACCTCCGCCTCGGACCCGCGGTCGCCGCGCTCGGCCAGGAGCTGGGCCACTCGCCGACGATCGCGGAGATCGCGCGCCACACGGGTGCGTCCGAGGAAGACGTGCTCGAGGCGATCGAGGCCGGCAACGCCTACCGCACCACCTCGCTCGACGCGCCGGTGAGGGGAGACGACCCCGGACAGTCTCTCGGTGATCGACTGGGAGGCGACGACGAGCGGCTCGCGGACACCGAGGACTGGATGACCCTCTCCCCGCTCGTCGCCGAGCTGCCCCCGCGCGAGCGCGCCATCCTGCACCTGAGGTTCTTCCAGGGAAAGACGCAGTCGGAGATCGCGGAACGCATGGGCATCAGCCAGATGCACGTGTCCCGCCTGCTCGCCCGGAGCTTGACCCAGCTGCGTGAGGCCGCGGGCGCGGACGAGGCCGAGTGA